A stretch of bacterium DNA encodes these proteins:
- a CDS encoding type II secretion system GspH family protein, which produces MKSKKGFTLVEIMIVVAIIGLLAAIAIPNFIKSRSRSRDAVCVNGMKQIASALEQVCMEEDLDATGAGAGIASITWNAAPATGTWGIVGSTAYLKTAPTCPIASGAYTAASSTVGVFQITCPSLTSHGPNFQATNNPYTLQ; this is translated from the coding sequence CTGAAAAGCAAAAAGGGTTTCACGCTGGTTGAGATTATGATCGTTGTTGCGATCATAGGGCTTTTAGCAGCTATAGCTATTCCTAACTTCATCAAGTCCAGAAGTAGATCCAGAGATGCTGTATGCGTAAATGGCATGAAACAGATCGCATCAGCCCTTGAACAGGTGTGCATGGAGGAAGATCTTGATGCTACTGGTGCTGGTGCTGGAATTGCTTCAATTACATGGAACGCAGCTCCTGCAACAGGAACATGGGGAATAGTAGGCAGTACAGCATACCTAAAGACAGCTCCTACGTGTCCTATAGCATCTGGTGCTTATACAGCGGCTTCATCAACAGTTGGGGTATTTCAGATTACTTGTCCAAGTCTGACAAGCCATGGACCAAATTTTCAGGCTACTAATAATCCATATACACTGCAATAA
- the pilQ gene encoding type IV pilus secretin PilQ, which yields MRRLHVFLVLAMCVGLVFSSVSYAGNQLEGEKITLDLKDADIRNVIRMLSHKGNVNIVAGEEVKGTVSLLLQDVGWEQALQTILDVSGYAYEREGNLIKVMTAEKMKKIKGEQLAIKETTKAEAELVTRIFSLNFADVEKLQKSVTKMLSSRGKIESDSRTNTLIVTDIQENIDQIAEIAQRLDIRTPQVLIEAAIVDVKITGQTKYGIDWTSTKTAKGVSATSATKSGTSVTDGNFSQSLTTGLQHVITGFGVDQWNIGATLEWLRYNADVEILARPRLLVLDNQEANIEITESIPYTKITVNPDGTQMTTIDFKEVGTYLTVKPHITNDGFVSMLVKPKHSFSVGEYSSEPIIDARSLETSLLTKDGRMVIVGGLRRNYTTITVYKVPILGDIPLLGYLFKKNTTEKTRMELIVLITPTIVTEKTELTEEEKTRVKQMDETWEKTNPDKKLPTKIWRGTDINLNIDKISR from the coding sequence ATGAGGAGATTACATGTTTTTTTAGTACTTGCAATGTGTGTTGGTCTGGTTTTTAGTTCTGTCTCATATGCGGGTAATCAGCTAGAAGGCGAAAAGATCACATTAGACCTTAAAGACGCTGATATACGCAATGTTATAAGAATGCTTTCCCATAAGGGAAATGTCAATATAGTTGCAGGGGAAGAGGTAAAAGGAACGGTCTCGCTTCTTTTGCAAGATGTAGGTTGGGAACAAGCGTTACAGACAATTCTTGATGTCAGCGGGTATGCTTACGAGCGAGAGGGAAATTTGATAAAGGTTATGACCGCAGAGAAGATGAAAAAAATAAAAGGGGAACAGCTTGCCATTAAGGAGACTACAAAGGCAGAGGCAGAGTTAGTAACAAGAATTTTCTCTCTAAATTTTGCAGACGTTGAAAAGCTCCAGAAATCAGTTACAAAAATGCTTTCATCAAGAGGGAAAATTGAGAGCGATTCACGCACAAATACCCTGATAGTCACTGATATTCAGGAGAATATTGACCAAATAGCAGAAATTGCGCAAAGATTGGATATTAGAACTCCTCAAGTTCTTATTGAAGCAGCTATTGTAGATGTAAAAATAACAGGACAGACTAAATATGGCATTGATTGGACCTCAACAAAAACTGCAAAGGGAGTGTCAGCGACAAGCGCTACGAAAAGCGGAACATCGGTAACTGATGGTAATTTTTCTCAGTCGCTGACTACAGGATTGCAGCATGTCATTACTGGCTTCGGTGTTGACCAGTGGAATATCGGAGCAACTCTTGAGTGGTTAAGATATAACGCAGATGTGGAAATACTTGCCCGACCCAGGCTCTTAGTTCTTGATAATCAGGAGGCGAATATAGAAATAACAGAGAGTATCCCATATACAAAAATTACAGTTAATCCCGATGGAACACAGATGACAACAATTGACTTTAAAGAGGTGGGAACATATCTTACCGTAAAGCCCCACATAACAAATGACGGGTTTGTCTCCATGCTTGTTAAGCCAAAACATAGTTTTTCAGTAGGTGAATATAGTTCTGAACCTATAATAGACGCGCGCTCATTAGAGACGAGTCTATTGACCAAGGATGGTCGCATGGTCATAGTTGGTGGGCTCAGACGAAACTATACCACGATTACCGTGTACAAAGTGCCAATACTCGGAGATATTCCGTTGCTTGGTTATCTTTTTAAGAAGAATACGACTGAGAAAACAAGGATGGAATTAATTGTGCTTATAACTCCCACTATTGTAACAGAGAAGACTGAATTGACCGAAGAGGAAAAAACAAGGGTTAAGCAAATGGATGAAACATGGGAGAAAACAAATCCTGATAAAAAACTACCGACAAAAATATGGAGAGGAACTGATATAAATCTGAATATTGATAAAATATCAAGATAA
- a CDS encoding diguanylate cyclase — protein MKKNTGKSTIEERASYRFSIVFLLVATVPILVVIGLLATYAFSWDKILNNISVVILCVIIISLMFLIRKINADILRLMAKTKMATDKDLEEGDLNGLTSSLDKITGKLKGDMFDFYKMEAKIGNLNYEIGRLLEKTKALVITDNLTGLYNLKYYEEYLTEELRRAAMYEHPCSLIGFDVDNLDIYLKQFGENIKNKILKKIATILKENVREIDKVARCKDTAFCIILPEVNKKDAYTFAEKIRKAIASKSIPDTKSIIKDTKITVSGGVVANPIDGDTVKELNDKLYRAIGQAKKDGRNKVTIFLS, from the coding sequence ATGAAAAAAAATACGGGTAAATCAACAATAGAGGAACGTGCTAGCTATAGATTTTCTATTGTCTTTCTACTTGTGGCTACGGTTCCTATTTTAGTAGTTATAGGTCTTTTAGCTACATATGCATTCTCATGGGATAAGATTCTAAATAATATTAGTGTAGTTATTCTGTGTGTTATCATAATATCCTTGATGTTTTTAATTAGAAAGATCAATGCTGATATATTGAGATTAATGGCAAAGACCAAGATGGCAACTGATAAGGACTTAGAAGAGGGAGACCTAAATGGATTAACGAGTTCATTAGATAAAATCACAGGAAAGCTTAAAGGAGATATGTTCGATTTTTATAAAATGGAGGCAAAAATAGGTAATCTCAATTATGAAATTGGTAGATTACTCGAAAAAACCAAAGCCTTGGTCATCACAGATAATCTGACGGGTTTATATAATTTAAAATATTATGAAGAATATCTGACCGAAGAGCTTAGACGAGCAGCTATGTATGAACATCCCTGTTCATTAATTGGGTTTGATGTTGACAATCTGGATATATATTTAAAGCAATTTGGTGAGAATATTAAAAATAAAATTTTGAAAAAAATTGCGACTATCTTAAAGGAAAATGTCAGAGAAATTGATAAGGTTGCACGTTGCAAGGATACCGCATTCTGTATTATTCTCCCTGAAGTTAATAAGAAAGACGCTTATACCTTTGCTGAGAAAATAAGAAAAGCAATTGCCAGTAAATCTATACCAGATACAAAAAGTATAATAAAAGACACAAAAATCACAGTAAGCGGAGGAGTAGTTGCAAACCCGATTGATGGTGATACTGTAAAGGAATTAAATGACAAATTATATCGCGCAATAGGACAGGCTAAGAAAGATGGCAGAAACAAAGTAACAATATTTCTGAGCTAA
- a CDS encoding prepilin-type N-terminal cleavage/methylation domain-containing protein, giving the protein MEKHKDVRTVKLNRGFTLIETMIAILILSVGLIGLFTAFSNGPAVIRRTAEISTATKIAQDAMEIVRDSSFATITGWGTFSNQDFTTITGNVTQGLANLSNGVVLLSISDFIDSNIKQVSITVQWIGARGQAFSRSITTLVTNGGI; this is encoded by the coding sequence ATGGAAAAGCATAAAGATGTACGTACAGTTAAATTAAATCGTGGGTTTACGTTAATAGAAACCATGATAGCCATTTTGATTCTGAGTGTTGGTTTAATTGGCCTTTTTACTGCGTTTTCCAATGGACCTGCAGTGATTAGAAGAACAGCTGAAATCTCTACCGCTACAAAGATAGCGCAGGACGCAATGGAAATAGTACGCGACAGTTCATTTGCAACAATAACTGGTTGGGGAACATTCAGCAATCAGGATTTTACTACTATCACAGGAAATGTTACACAGGGACTTGCAAATCTTAGTAACGGAGTAGTATTGCTTTCAATTTCTGATTTTATTGACAGCAATATAAAACAGGTCAGTATAACAGTTCAGTGGATAGGGGCGCGGGGGCAAGCGTTCAGTAGAAGCATTACTACGCTTGTGACTAATGGGGGCATCTAG
- a CDS encoding pilus assembly protein PilP: MSLSTQKKVNVSTEKISEPKNREPVFVYNTHGRRDPFIPLISENKTVMAPTGWSFISSKLPEMKIEGVLFDNTKPLAIINDKIVAAGDNISNCKIVSITREEIVIRYMDKEYSVKMSGDKL; this comes from the coding sequence GTGAGTTTATCAACACAAAAGAAGGTTAATGTTTCAACGGAAAAAATTTCAGAACCTAAGAATAGAGAACCTGTTTTTGTGTATAACACTCATGGAAGAAGAGACCCATTTATTCCCCTTATATCAGAGAATAAGACCGTCATGGCTCCGACTGGCTGGAGTTTTATAAGTTCAAAATTGCCCGAGATGAAAATAGAAGGAGTTCTATTTGATAATACTAAACCTCTTGCCATTATAAACGATAAGATTGTTGCGGCAGGAGATAATATCAGCAACTGCAAAATTGTATCAATAACCAGAGAAGAAATAGTGATCAGATATATGGATAAGGAATATAGTGTAAAAATGAGTGGAGATAAATTATGA
- a CDS encoding protein kinase translates to MIGQKIGQYKIIRELGSGGMGTVYEAYQESLNRHVAIKILPFHLSKDKDLVERFRREAKAVAKLNHARIVQIYDIGEHEGMYYFAMELIKGQTLTEIIKQRGALSCEDALSITFQVAEALECAHKEGIVHRDIKSGNIMIDNNGHVKVTDFGIAKAVESEGITLTGTIMGTPEYMSPEQAKGEKTDSRSDIYSLGIVLYEMLTGEVPFKAETPYGVMQQHINVEAKPVPEVNPDLQWEVEFIVRKCLIKDLSYRYQTATEILEDINKYRAGAFHPSPISTSSEVSPQKKGRRKLLIIVFSVIIIAIVGVVLGKRFSRQTLKPSIPPSSASSYQAKEQDEIEQLFSKGDGSAKEKQYSQAMMYYQKIIDNYPVTLAADNARTKITYIKKKIDEEKIETLFNRAQDMENKGEIIKAISSYQEIVIKYPDTKCAKLAKEAIKRIEEFEKTGKGVREIREEPLTGPEKKIVKELEKLIEKDMKLMGLTMTGDPLLLENYLLQNHYEEMNRIGKIVGLEAREFTGICARIMMDEFGPPPSRDGRRPDVIEEGPMFKAGKRIKGEIEKLMEADMKLMGLAMKGDRRLLENYLLKNRYNDMKRIGKMMGLGAQEFAAHLAKEMCMRPSDRRGPPRPREDYRRRP, encoded by the coding sequence ATGATCGGGCAAAAGATCGGACAATATAAGATAATTAGAGAATTAGGAAGCGGAGGGATGGGTACCGTCTATGAAGCCTATCAAGAGTCTCTCAACAGGCATGTAGCTATAAAAATTCTTCCATTTCATTTGTCTAAAGACAAAGACCTTGTGGAGAGGTTCCGGCGCGAGGCTAAAGCAGTAGCAAAATTAAATCATGCCCGGATTGTTCAAATCTACGACATTGGTGAGCACGAGGGAATGTATTACTTTGCCATGGAACTTATCAAGGGACAGACTTTGACCGAGATTATAAAACAGCGGGGAGCGCTTTCCTGTGAGGATGCTTTAAGCATCACTTTTCAGGTTGCTGAGGCTTTGGAATGTGCTCACAAAGAGGGGATAGTTCATCGCGATATAAAATCGGGGAATATAATGATAGATAACAATGGTCATGTGAAAGTAACTGATTTTGGCATAGCCAAAGCTGTGGAATCTGAGGGCATCACACTTACAGGAACCATTATGGGTACGCCGGAGTATATGTCTCCGGAGCAGGCTAAAGGAGAGAAAACAGATTCCCGCTCCGATATTTACTCTCTTGGCATAGTTCTTTACGAGATGTTAACAGGAGAAGTTCCTTTTAAGGCGGAGACCCCGTACGGAGTTATGCAGCAGCATATAAATGTAGAGGCTAAGCCTGTCCCAGAGGTAAATCCTGATCTCCAATGGGAAGTAGAATTTATTGTTAGAAAATGCCTGATAAAGGATCTAAGCTACAGATATCAAACAGCAACTGAAATACTTGAAGATATAAACAAATATCGAGCGGGCGCTTTTCATCCCAGCCCTATTAGTACTTCCTCTGAAGTGTCGCCTCAGAAAAAAGGAAGACGTAAATTACTTATCATTGTATTTTCGGTGATAATAATTGCTATAGTTGGTGTTGTCTTAGGCAAAAGGTTTTCAAGGCAGACATTAAAACCTTCCATTCCTCCCTCTTCTGCCTCAAGCTATCAGGCCAAAGAACAGGATGAAATTGAACAGCTCTTCTCTAAGGGTGATGGATCAGCTAAAGAGAAACAATACAGCCAGGCCATGATGTATTATCAGAAGATTATCGATAACTATCCTGTAACTCTTGCCGCAGATAATGCCAGGACAAAGATTACATATATTAAAAAGAAAATTGATGAAGAGAAAATAGAAACCTTATTTAACCGCGCGCAGGACATGGAGAACAAGGGTGAAATAATAAAGGCCATATCAAGCTATCAGGAGATTGTGATTAAGTATCCTGATACTAAATGTGCAAAACTGGCTAAGGAGGCTATCAAGAGGATTGAAGAGTTTGAGAAGACAGGGAAAGGGGTAAGGGAAATAAGAGAGGAGCCTCTTACCGGTCCGGAGAAGAAGATTGTAAAGGAACTGGAGAAATTGATAGAGAAGGATATGAAGTTGATGGGCCTGACTATGACTGGCGACCCCCTGCTTTTGGAAAACTATCTTCTGCAAAATCATTATGAAGAGATGAATAGAATTGGCAAAATCGTAGGTTTAGAAGCGAGGGAGTTTACTGGTATATGCGCTAGAATAATGATGGATGAGTTTGGACCTCCTCCGAGTAGAGACGGAAGGCGTCCTGATGTAATTGAAGAAGGGCCAATGTTTAAAGCCGGAAAAAGAATTAAAGGAGAAATAGAGAAATTAATGGAAGCGGATATGAAGCTAATGGGGTTAGCTATGAAAGGCGATCGCAGACTATTAGAGAATTATCTTCTGAAAAATCGTTATAACGATATGAAAAGAATTGGCAAAATGATGGGTTTAGGAGCACAGGAATTTGCCGCCCACCTGGCTAAAGAGATGTGTATGAGGCCTTCTGACAGACGTGGTCCACCCCGGCCCAGAGAGGACTACCGCAGAAGACCTTAG
- a CDS encoding pilus assembly protein PilM, protein MTAAFHNSRIRLMIPKSITKLFSTKPKSRTSLGLDIGSSAVKIVELTGNGDTLCLSKVGVAEIIGDNKDSVVTAIKKAFAEAHIETHKVAVGVSGQSVIVRYIRVPKMSEEDLSASLKYEAAKHIPFDMNEVEFDFQVLDNVASETNMIEVMLVAVKKDLINQRLELLKACDLEPVVIDVDSFATINAFEHALSSVFKKNDNVISLINIGAQMTNISILDNGTSRLTRDVNIAGADYSRAISEDLGINIKKAEETKKAKSRSKEVTETIKHITSNLVNEIHMSFDYYESQVPDKSIADIYLSGGSSQISIIGDIMHEKIGVETHIWNTTNNLKISDEISAERIKRLYPFLTVAVGLALRRLNK, encoded by the coding sequence TTGACAGCAGCATTTCATAATAGTAGAATCAGACTTATGATACCTAAATCAATTACAAAACTTTTCAGCACAAAACCTAAATCCAGAACCAGTTTAGGATTAGATATAGGAAGCAGCGCTGTCAAGATTGTTGAGCTTACTGGAAATGGAGATACTTTATGCTTGAGTAAAGTTGGTGTAGCTGAAATAATTGGAGATAATAAGGACAGTGTAGTTACTGCCATTAAGAAGGCTTTCGCAGAAGCGCATATCGAAACCCATAAAGTTGCTGTCGGAGTTTCCGGACAATCAGTAATTGTAAGATATATTCGTGTTCCAAAGATGTCAGAAGAAGACTTAAGCGCTTCTTTGAAGTATGAAGCTGCAAAACACATTCCTTTTGATATGAATGAAGTGGAATTTGACTTCCAGGTTTTGGATAACGTAGCAAGCGAGACAAACATGATAGAAGTAATGCTTGTCGCTGTTAAGAAAGACTTAATCAATCAACGGTTGGAGCTGTTAAAAGCCTGTGATCTGGAGCCGGTTGTTATTGATGTTGATTCTTTTGCCACTATAAATGCCTTTGAACATGCGCTCAGCTCTGTCTTTAAGAAAAATGATAATGTAATTTCGCTTATAAATATTGGCGCTCAGATGACGAATATAAGCATACTTGATAATGGCACTTCAAGGCTCACAAGGGATGTAAATATTGCGGGAGCAGATTATAGCAGGGCTATTAGTGAGGATCTAGGTATTAATATTAAAAAAGCTGAAGAGACAAAAAAAGCAAAAAGCAGATCCAAGGAAGTAACAGAGACGATAAAACATATTACGAGTAATCTCGTTAATGAGATACACATGTCGTTTGATTACTATGAAAGCCAAGTTCCTGATAAGAGTATCGCAGATATATACTTAAGCGGAGGCAGTTCACAGATTTCCATAATAGGCGATATCATGCATGAAAAAATTGGAGTAGAAACGCACATTTGGAATACAACCAATAACCTGAAAATATCAGACGAAATCAGTGCAGAGAGAATAAAAAGACTTTATCCATTTCTAACAGTTGCTGTTGGGCTTGCTCTGAGGAGGCTAAATAAATAA
- a CDS encoding prepilin-type N-terminal cleavage/methylation domain-containing protein: MVVSRRRGRGFTLVEIMIVVAIIALLLTIAVPNFLKNRTISRDVVCTNNMRQIASGLEQVCIEENLDATNGGAGFAAGAILWNAVPATGTWGLAAATGYLKTVPTCPIGAGAGYMAGSTSVGKIQITCPNGAAGRGHGAAFVAAQPFSL; this comes from the coding sequence ATGGTAGTTAGTCGGAGAAGGGGCAGAGGTTTTACGCTTGTTGAGATTATGATTGTTGTTGCGATCATAGCGCTTTTATTGACTATAGCTGTACCTAATTTTCTAAAGAATAGAACGATATCCAGAGATGTTGTATGTACGAACAACATGAGACAGATTGCATCCGGGCTTGAACAGGTGTGTATAGAGGAAAATCTTGATGCGACTAATGGTGGCGCTGGATTTGCAGCTGGGGCAATTTTGTGGAATGCAGTTCCTGCAACAGGAACCTGGGGACTAGCGGCTGCCACAGGATACCTAAAGACCGTCCCCACCTGTCCAATAGGAGCCGGTGCTGGATATATGGCAGGTTCAACATCAGTTGGGAAAATCCAGATTACGTGTCCGAACGGAGCGGCTGGCAGAGGACATGGGGCAGCTTTTGTTGCAGCACAGCCATTCTCACTATGA
- a CDS encoding FHA domain-containing protein has product MTVLTIFDEECGAREFPLEKKLITIGRLKGNDIIISDKSISGKHLKLTFLHNDWILEDLHSTNGTSVNGNFVEEKKLDDGDEIVIGKTRILFGETSSFPHPEERSFTIIKAVMPSAVIPTSYETASNEELKRTHKILATLYKASELLSSALKLEDVLNKILDLIFQHISADRVLIILHEESTGKLVPKAVRKRDEKDRAELTVSHSIMSKVLDEGKSVICSDALEDKRFKEQMSIIQHQIHSAMCVPLKTKDRALGVIYADTLMIKGAFNTEDLNLLTALGNEAALAIDNVRLYEKNLEAERLAGIGQAITGMAHYVKNILVGMDGGGILVDMGIKQKNSTLMNKGWKLVKASINKVRDVVMDMLTYSKERKPQLQPCNLNDVVDEVIELMSKRAEDVGIKLHAHLEENIGQFLLDPQVIHRSLLNLINNAFDAMEKDGKITIATEYIVEGDQLKLSVSDTGSGIPEDILTTLFTPFYSSKGLKGTGLGLAVTHKIIKEHGGKIYVNSEVGKGTTFNIFLPARKE; this is encoded by the coding sequence ATGACCGTTTTGACAATTTTTGATGAAGAATGTGGAGCCCGGGAGTTTCCTTTGGAGAAAAAGCTTATTACTATTGGAAGGCTGAAAGGTAATGATATTATAATTTCGGACAAGAGCATATCAGGGAAACATCTCAAACTCACTTTTTTGCATAATGACTGGATACTGGAAGATCTGCATTCTACAAATGGCACCTCTGTGAATGGGAATTTCGTTGAAGAAAAGAAGTTGGACGACGGCGACGAGATAGTTATAGGCAAAACAAGAATTCTCTTCGGGGAAACATCTTCTTTCCCGCATCCAGAAGAGAGATCTTTTACTATTATAAAGGCTGTAATGCCCAGTGCCGTTATTCCCACCTCTTATGAAACTGCAAGTAACGAAGAGTTAAAGAGAACTCATAAAATATTAGCTACCCTTTATAAAGCCAGCGAACTTCTTAGTTCTGCGCTTAAATTAGAAGACGTCCTGAATAAAATTCTGGATTTGATTTTTCAACACATTAGTGCTGACCGAGTTCTTATTATACTCCATGAGGAATCAACAGGTAAACTTGTTCCTAAAGCAGTGAGGAAAAGAGACGAAAAAGATAGGGCAGAATTAACCGTAAGCCACAGCATTATGAGTAAGGTTTTAGATGAAGGTAAATCGGTAATCTGTTCAGATGCTTTAGAAGACAAAAGGTTTAAAGAACAAATGAGTATTATCCAGCATCAAATTCATTCAGCAATGTGTGTCCCTCTAAAAACAAAAGACAGAGCCTTGGGCGTAATTTATGCTGATACACTCATGATTAAAGGGGCTTTTAACACCGAAGATTTAAACTTGCTTACTGCATTAGGCAACGAAGCTGCGCTAGCTATAGATAATGTGCGTTTATATGAAAAAAATCTTGAGGCAGAACGATTAGCTGGTATAGGACAGGCCATAACCGGCATGGCACACTACGTCAAGAATATTCTTGTGGGGATGGATGGCGGTGGCATCTTAGTAGATATGGGAATAAAACAAAAAAACAGTACATTAATGAATAAAGGATGGAAGTTAGTTAAGGCCTCTATAAATAAAGTAAGGGATGTGGTTATGGATATGCTTACCTATTCTAAGGAAAGAAAGCCACAGCTGCAGCCATGCAATCTAAATGATGTTGTAGATGAAGTTATAGAGTTAATGAGCAAAAGAGCTGAAGATGTGGGTATTAAACTGCATGCTCATCTTGAGGAAAATATTGGACAGTTCTTATTAGATCCTCAAGTCATCCATCGTTCCCTGCTTAACTTGATAAATAATGCTTTTGATGCGATGGAGAAAGATGGAAAAATTACAATTGCTACAGAGTATATAGTTGAGGGGGATCAGCTTAAATTGTCTGTGTCTGATACAGGATCTGGAATACCTGAAGATATATTAACAACTCTTTTTACACCTTTTTATTCAAGCAAGGGATTGAAGGGGACAGGTCTCGGATTGGCAGTGACACATAAGATAATTAAAGAACATGGCGGAAAAATATATGTGAATTCCGAGGTCGGGAAAGGGACTACCTTTAATATATTTTTACCTGCAAGAAAAGAGTAA
- a CDS encoding diguanylate cyclase encodes MNRSAKLHARRNIFINIALVIIMLILIGACVFLGAYALPWDQVVLYVSIAILLVVIALLMFLIKKINTNVVKMMAKAKMADDPELKEIGIDELGVSLDKITKKLRGDMSDLYQTEAKISGLSYEINRLLEKTNSLTITDKLTGLYNLKYYEEYLNEELKRAAMYERPCSIIGFDVDNLDVYLKKLGGNIKNKVLKKIAGILRENARDIDKIARCKDTIFCIIFPEINKKEAYALAEKIRKAVANESIPDAKSIIKDTKITVSAGIVANPVDGDIAEELNNKLYRTIKQSKEEGGNRVTMFPTRSE; translated from the coding sequence ATGAATAGAAGTGCAAAGCTGCATGCTCGTCGTAATATTTTTATAAACATCGCTCTTGTAATTATTATGCTGATATTGATAGGTGCGTGTGTTTTTTTAGGCGCATACGCGTTACCATGGGATCAGGTTGTGCTTTATGTCAGCATAGCTATTCTGCTTGTTGTTATAGCACTTTTAATGTTTCTGATTAAAAAAATTAATACGAACGTAGTGAAGATGATGGCAAAAGCTAAAATGGCAGATGATCCGGAATTAAAAGAAATTGGAATAGACGAATTGGGCGTCTCATTGGATAAAATTACAAAAAAGCTTAGAGGGGATATGTCTGATCTTTATCAAACTGAGGCAAAAATAAGCGGTCTCAGCTATGAAATCAATAGATTGCTTGAAAAAACCAATTCCTTAACCATTACAGACAAATTAACGGGCTTATATAACTTGAAATATTATGAAGAATATTTGAACGAAGAGTTGAAACGGGCAGCCATGTATGAGCGTCCATGTTCTATAATTGGGTTTGATGTTGACAATCTAGATGTATATTTGAAAAAACTTGGCGGAAATATTAAGAATAAGGTTCTAAAGAAGATTGCAGGTATCCTGAGGGAGAATGCAAGAGATATTGACAAGATAGCTCGTTGCAAGGATACCATATTCTGCATTATTTTCCCTGAGATCAATAAAAAGGAAGCTTATGCTCTTGCTGAAAAAATAAGAAAAGCGGTTGCCAATGAATCTATACCAGATGCAAAAAGCATAATAAAAGATACAAAGATTACTGTAAGCGCAGGGATAGTTGCCAACCCCGTTGATGGCGATATTGCAGAAGAATTAAATAATAAATTATATCGCACAATTAAGCAAAGTAAGGAAGAGGGCGGAAACAGAGTGACAATGTTTCCAACCCGCTCAGAATAA
- a CDS encoding response regulator, with the protein MGKKTILIVEDDNELREALKTILEAGCSYEVFDSPNGKNAIDLLSTKKPHIDAAILDMVMVGHGGTVRDYLKENPQYEQIPIIFHTGLTKEQFDNKILEGAHYVHKEFGKQTGSIAKIVELLKEFLD; encoded by the coding sequence ATGGGCAAGAAAACTATTTTGATAGTAGAGGACGATAATGAGCTGAGGGAAGCATTAAAGACAATACTGGAAGCTGGCTGTAGTTATGAGGTGTTTGACTCTCCCAATGGTAAAAATGCCATAGACCTGCTTAGCACCAAGAAGCCACATATTGATGCTGCCATACTGGATATGGTTATGGTAGGGCATGGTGGCACTGTAAGAGACTATCTTAAGGAAAATCCTCAATATGAACAAATACCAATAATTTTTCATACCGGTCTTACAAAGGAACAGTTTGATAATAAAATTCTTGAAGGCGCACATTATGTTCACAAAGAGTTTGGTAAGCAAACCGGAAGTATTGCAAAAATCGTAGAACTTCTGAAAGAATTCTTAGATTAA
- a CDS encoding type 4a pilus biogenesis protein PilO yields the protein MKKNERIILFVIAALGILIGYYYLLTPQIARISLLRKNITQKKAEIQKAKIMVSKKPQLEREFQTVQKLIKEYQKRMPGEDEIPDFLSSLTDIANEYKVKLMSIDPGKLKTSGKASIYTEYPMALGIKGGYHQIARFVNKLENLERFVKINHINITSDKKDELKHTADIYLSIFIFQETKSK from the coding sequence ATGAAAAAGAATGAACGAATTATCTTATTTGTTATTGCAGCTTTGGGAATTCTTATAGGTTATTATTATTTATTAACACCCCAGATTGCACGGATTTCCCTCTTGAGAAAAAACATAACACAGAAAAAAGCTGAAATACAAAAAGCAAAGATTATGGTTTCTAAAAAACCTCAATTAGAACGTGAATTTCAGACAGTGCAAAAACTAATAAAAGAATACCAGAAACGCATGCCTGGAGAGGATGAAATTCCTGACTTTCTATCCTCGCTGACAGATATTGCTAATGAATATAAAGTTAAATTAATGTCTATTGATCCAGGCAAGTTAAAGACATCAGGTAAAGCCAGTATATATACTGAATACCCGATGGCGCTCGGTATTAAAGGTGGCTATCACCAAATAGCCAGATTCGTGAACAAACTGGAGAATCTGGAGAGGTTCGTTAAGATAAATCATATAAATATTACCTCAGATAAAAAGGATGAGTTAAAACATACTGCTGATATCTATCTGAGTATATTTATTTTTCAGGAGACAAAATCCAAATGA